A region of Sulfurimonas sp. DNA encodes the following proteins:
- a CDS encoding peptidylprolyl isomerase, whose product MKMMKITKIFASLLFATTLVGANTIVTVNGTEITQQDVYKGLMNATKGGFNQVPPEKQAKLGQQFLQELIAKELIFGDAKKTGVLKSKKFKEEYKKVQDDIKKQLAIKVWQENLHESIKVSNKDLKSYYDKNKEEFYEKESVHARHVLLKTKAEANAVIKELKSLKGDKLKTKFIEVAKAKSIGPSGPRGGDLSYFARGRMFPAFNDAAFSMKVGEVSKEPVQTQAGFHVIYIEDKKSKKILGFTEVKSFIEKRLKAEKFKSVMQTKMQELEKKATIK is encoded by the coding sequence ATGAAAATGATGAAAATAACTAAAATTTTTGCTTCTCTTTTGTTCGCAACTACACTTGTTGGCGCAAACACTATTGTTACTGTGAATGGAACTGAAATTACACAACAAGATGTTTATAAAGGTCTAATGAATGCAACAAAAGGTGGATTTAACCAAGTACCACCAGAAAAACAAGCTAAATTAGGACAACAGTTTTTACAAGAGTTAATAGCAAAAGAGTTGATTTTTGGAGATGCTAAAAAGACAGGTGTGCTTAAATCTAAAAAATTTAAAGAAGAATACAAAAAAGTACAAGATGATATAAAAAAACAATTAGCGATTAAAGTTTGGCAAGAAAATCTTCATGAAAGTATAAAAGTTTCAAATAAAGATTTAAAAAGTTATTATGATAAAAATAAAGAAGAATTTTATGAAAAAGAAAGTGTTCATGCTCGTCATGTATTGCTAAAAACAAAAGCTGAAGCTAATGCAGTAATAAAAGAACTTAAGTCTCTAAAAGGCGATAAGTTAAAAACTAAGTTTATAGAAGTAGCAAAAGCTAAGTCAATAGGACCAAGTGGACCACGAGGTGGAGACTTAAGCTACTTTGCTCGTGGTAGAATGTTCCCAGCGTTTAACGATGCCGCATTTAGTATGAAGGTTGGTGAAGTCTCTAAAGAACCTGTTCAAACACAGGCTGGATTCCATGTAATCTACATAGAAGATAAAAAATCTAAAAAAATTCTAGGCTTTACAGAAGTTAAGTCTTTTATAGAAAAAAGATTAAAAGCTGAAAAATTCAAATCTGTAATGCAGACAAAAATGCAAGAGCTAGAAAAAAAAGCTACTATAAAATAA
- a CDS encoding response regulator: MGIFSFLKKTKPKVKEERNYTSYFTKEMIWEIVDSNSSMMLFFTKEAGWIGANKLFFNTFDFKNIEDFRTKYESVRELFLNESEEIFTQDDKSWLDYIKKYKKEGYYISILNTDNEMLTINAKCHSLQSSKEFYILELEDITKLQLSKLRIKEVEKLKSKFLSKIGHEFRTPMNGILGFIELFQQTSLNKTQTEYLNMINRSSRNLMSNIETLLDLSQMQGGRLKLNPSTFNISFEMEKIAYNYSVFAKDKGINLFAFIDPKLPIELNADFGKIKQVMNSLIQNAIKFTSRDGRIIVEVKLLKKQLNGACRIGFSVKDNGKGIANEQITQITEPFNAGTQVYERLGVGLSLSYGLVSLLGSELKIQSEEGYGSYFNFALNFKDVKGQAYKMMSKKKVKILLLDSKRVDEANFLTTYLRSFAIDVVKSNILDENIYFGIETLYVIANKKDSTWMLELGAYSKKTPVILLLEEDEKLQTKFTHIVDNVFRKPLLPSVVFKQLNQIYKKDNLVKGNVNSNINALVVEDNLINQKLIKIILKEYNIKVFTASNGNEAVNMCEKKNFDIIFMDIDMPEKNGIIATKEIKQKINKNDKTPIVALTAMAMQGDKEMLLLEGLDDYMSKPLSRDVLENILNKYLRVSSV; this comes from the coding sequence ATGGGAATATTTTCATTTTTAAAAAAAACAAAGCCTAAAGTTAAAGAAGAAAGAAATTACACTAGTTACTTTACAAAAGAGATGATTTGGGAGATAGTAGACTCAAATAGTTCAATGATGCTCTTTTTTACAAAAGAAGCTGGTTGGATAGGAGCAAACAAACTTTTTTTTAATACTTTTGATTTTAAAAATATAGAAGATTTTCGTACAAAATATGAAAGTGTAAGAGAACTTTTTTTAAATGAAAGTGAAGAGATTTTTACACAGGACGATAAAAGTTGGCTTGATTATATAAAAAAGTATAAAAAAGAGGGGTATTACATAAGTATATTAAATACTGATAATGAGATGTTGACAATAAATGCAAAATGTCACAGTTTACAAAGTTCAAAAGAATTTTATATATTGGAGTTAGAAGATATTACAAAATTACAACTTTCAAAATTAAGAATTAAAGAAGTTGAAAAATTAAAATCAAAATTTTTATCAAAGATAGGTCATGAATTTAGAACTCCAATGAATGGAATACTTGGCTTTATTGAACTTTTTCAACAAACGAGCCTTAACAAAACACAAACAGAATATTTAAATATGATAAATCGTTCTTCTAGAAACTTAATGTCAAATATAGAGACTCTTTTAGATCTTTCCCAAATGCAAGGAGGTAGGTTAAAGTTAAATCCATCTACTTTCAATATATCTTTTGAGATGGAAAAAATAGCTTATAACTACTCTGTCTTTGCTAAAGATAAAGGTATAAATCTTTTTGCTTTTATAGACCCTAAATTACCAATTGAATTAAATGCAGATTTTGGAAAGATTAAACAAGTTATGAATTCACTTATTCAAAATGCTATAAAATTTACATCACGAGATGGCAGGATAATAGTTGAGGTTAAATTACTAAAAAAACAACTAAATGGAGCTTGTCGTATAGGTTTTAGTGTAAAAGATAATGGGAAAGGTATAGCAAATGAGCAGATTACCCAGATTACTGAACCATTTAATGCTGGAACTCAAGTTTATGAAAGACTTGGGGTAGGGCTCAGTCTTTCTTATGGACTGGTTAGTTTACTTGGTTCTGAGCTTAAAATTCAAAGTGAAGAGGGGTATGGAAGTTATTTCAATTTCGCACTTAATTTTAAAGATGTTAAAGGACAAGCTTATAAAATGATGAGTAAGAAAAAAGTAAAAATCTTACTTCTTGATTCTAAAAGAGTTGATGAAGCTAATTTTTTAACTACATATCTTCGTTCTTTTGCTATTGATGTTGTTAAGTCAAATATTCTTGATGAAAACATTTATTTTGGGATTGAAACTCTTTATGTAATCGCAAATAAAAAAGATTCTACTTGGATGTTAGAGTTGGGTGCATACTCAAAAAAAACCCCTGTAATTTTGTTGTTAGAAGAAGATGAGAAATTGCAAACAAAATTCACTCATATTGTTGACAATGTTTTTAGAAAACCTCTTTTACCGAGTGTTGTTTTTAAGCAACTAAATCAAATTTATAAAAAAGATAATTTAGTAAAAGGTAACGTAAATAGTAATATTAATGCTTTGGTAGTTGAAGATAACTTAATAAATCAGAAATTAATTAAAATCATACTTAAAGAATACAATATAAAAGTTTTTACAGCATCTAATGGAAATGAAGCAGTGAATATGTGTGAAAAAAAGAATTTTGATATTATATTTATGGATATAGATATGCCAGAAAAAAATGGTATTATTGCAACTAAAGAGATTAAGCAAAAAATAAATAAAAATGATAAAACTCCGATTGTCGCACTTACTGCCATGGCTATGCAAGGAGATAAAGAGATGCTACTTTTAGAAGGTTTAGATGATTATATGTCAAAGCCTTTAAGTCGAGATGTACTAGAAAATATACTTAACAAATACTTACGAGTTTCATCTGTTTAA
- the nth gene encoding endonuclease III: MKKATKKEILEVHQLFIDRYSDAVTELKYKNAYELVVAVSLSAQCTDKRVNILTPKLFEKYPNTHELANADIDDVKALINSCSFFNNKAKNIIAMASRVEEVYNGEIPMDEKELITLGGVGQKTANVVMIEYTGANLMAVDTHVFRVSHRLGLSDDKTATATEATLVKKFKNNLHALHQGMVLFGRYICTAKNPKCKECFLTEFCKTTKTFKV, from the coding sequence ATGAAAAAAGCAACAAAAAAAGAGATTTTAGAGGTTCACCAACTTTTTATAGATAGATATAGCGACGCAGTTACTGAGCTAAAATATAAAAATGCTTATGAGTTAGTGGTGGCAGTTTCACTCTCTGCACAATGCACAGATAAGCGGGTAAATATACTAACTCCTAAACTATTTGAAAAATACCCAAACACACATGAACTAGCAAACGCTGACATAGATGATGTAAAAGCACTAATAAATAGTTGTTCTTTTTTTAACAATAAAGCAAAAAATATTATAGCGATGGCATCTAGAGTTGAAGAAGTTTACAATGGCGAAATTCCAATGGATGAGAAAGAGCTAATTACACTTGGAGGAGTTGGACAAAAAACTGCAAATGTTGTGATGATAGAATACACAGGAGCGAACCTTATGGCAGTTGATACGCATGTATTTCGTGTTTCTCACAGACTTGGACTAAGTGATGATAAAACTGCAACAGCTACAGAAGCAACACTTGTTAAAAAATTTAAAAATAATCTTCATGCTCTACATCAAGGTATGGTTCTCTTTGGTCGTTACATTTGTACTGCTAAAAATCCAAAATGCAAAGAGTGTTTTTTAACAGAGTTTTGTAAAACAACAAAAACTTTTAAGGTTTAG
- the cmoA gene encoding carboxy-S-adenosyl-L-methionine synthase CmoA, producing the protein MNDKVFTKPIKKQFEFDEEVAAVFDDMLERSVPFYKESQKITEFFALKNLKDGSILYDLGSSTASLLLNISRQLECKANLVGLDNSEAMLEQARKKAHALGAKLQLENADILTYEYEKADVFVSNYTLQFIRPLVREELIKKIASALNKEGVFIFSEKVISHNAKLNKDLIECYYDFKKEQGYSEYEIMQKREALENVLVPYSEEENIQMAKNCGFSHCEVVFRWANFATFIAIK; encoded by the coding sequence ATGAATGATAAAGTTTTTACAAAACCTATAAAAAAACAATTTGAGTTTGATGAAGAAGTAGCTGCAGTTTTTGATGATATGCTAGAGCGAAGTGTTCCTTTTTATAAAGAGAGTCAAAAGATTACTGAGTTTTTTGCACTTAAAAATTTAAAAGATGGTTCTATTCTTTATGACTTAGGCTCTTCAACTGCATCTTTGCTTTTAAACATTAGTAGACAACTTGAGTGTAAGGCAAATTTAGTTGGACTTGATAACTCTGAAGCGATGCTAGAACAAGCTAGAAAAAAAGCCCATGCTCTTGGAGCAAAACTTCAACTAGAAAATGCAGATATACTAACTTATGAGTATGAAAAAGCGGATGTATTTGTAAGTAATTATACTCTACAGTTTATCCGTCCCTTAGTCCGAGAAGAACTTATTAAAAAGATAGCATCTGCTCTCAACAAAGAAGGAGTTTTTATATTTAGCGAAAAAGTAATCTCTCATAACGCTAAACTAAATAAAGACCTTATTGAGTGTTACTATGATTTTAAAAAAGAGCAAGGTTATTCAGAGTATGAAATTATGCAAAAAAGAGAAGCACTAGAGAATGTTTTAGTTCCATATAGCGAGGAAGAAAATATACAAATGGCAAAAAATTGTGGGTTTTCTCATTGTGAAGTAGTCTTTAGATGGGCAAATTTTGCAACTTTTATAGCTATTAAATAA
- the fbaA gene encoding class II fructose-bisphosphate aldolase, whose translation MSKGVLDIVNPGVLFGNDVQNVYNMAKERGFAIPAVNVISTDSINGILEAAAKVNSPVIIQFSNGGASYFAGKGLSNEGEKAAIIGAITGAKYVHQMAVAYGVAVILHTDHAAKKLLPWIDALLDAGEKHFNHTGKALYSSHMLDLSEEPLEENISICKKYLERMSKINMSIEIELGCTGGEEDGVDNTNIDNSLLYTQPEDVAFAYKELNEVSPHFTIAASFGNVHGVYKPGNVTLTPTILDNSQKYIAEKFGTDAKPVNFVFHGGSGSLPSEISEAIGYGVIKMNIDTDTQWATWVGTKEYVEKNNAYLQGQIGNPDGEEKPNKKYYDPRKWLRAGQLSLVSRVEVAFKDLNAIDTN comes from the coding sequence ATGAGCAAAGGCGTATTAGATATTGTAAACCCAGGTGTTCTTTTTGGAAATGATGTACAAAATGTCTATAACATGGCCAAGGAGAGAGGTTTTGCTATTCCTGCTGTGAATGTTATTTCAACCGATTCTATAAATGGAATTTTAGAAGCAGCTGCAAAAGTAAACTCTCCTGTTATTATTCAGTTTAGTAATGGTGGAGCTTCTTACTTTGCTGGAAAAGGTTTGAGTAATGAAGGCGAAAAAGCGGCAATAATTGGAGCAATCACTGGTGCTAAATATGTTCATCAAATGGCAGTTGCCTATGGAGTAGCAGTCATACTTCACACAGACCATGCCGCAAAAAAACTTCTTCCTTGGATAGATGCTTTGCTAGATGCTGGTGAAAAACATTTTAATCATACGGGAAAAGCTTTGTATTCATCTCATATGTTAGATCTTTCAGAAGAACCTTTAGAAGAAAATATTAGCATTTGTAAAAAATATTTAGAGCGAATGAGTAAAATAAATATGAGCATAGAAATAGAGCTAGGTTGTACTGGTGGTGAAGAAGATGGAGTAGATAATACAAATATTGATAATTCACTTTTATATACTCAACCAGAAGATGTAGCATTTGCTTACAAAGAATTAAATGAAGTATCTCCTCATTTTACAATAGCCGCATCGTTTGGTAATGTTCATGGTGTTTACAAACCTGGAAATGTAACACTAACTCCAACTATTTTAGATAATTCTCAAAAATATATAGCAGAGAAATTTGGCACAGATGCTAAGCCTGTAAACTTTGTTTTTCATGGTGGTTCAGGTTCACTTCCTAGTGAAATTAGTGAAGCAATAGGTTACGGTGTAATAAAGATGAATATCGATACAGACACTCAATGGGCAACTTGGGTAGGAACTAAAGAGTATGTTGAGAAAAACAATGCTTATCTTCAAGGTCAAATCGGTAATCCTGATGGAGAAGAAAAACCAAACAAAAAATACTATGACCCAAGAAAATGGTTAAGAGCAGGGCAATTGAGTCTAGTTTCTCGTGTAGAGGTTGCTTTTAAAGATTTGAATGCGATTGATACAAACTAA
- a CDS encoding flagellar assembly protein A, with translation MSYIQDSTIKTKNIKKSVSRFASRNEISIDACDFAIRKTVTYIKTSLDDDFRLFNKNISAHYKDKNELINQHVEFHQLYILTITHSKNTTIKLNYTLDLGKHNCIPILILKSDSQIPFARLKPKETYSLLIKEFNKIKAENGILINLFDEKMLKKLKIFTKHLYTGNFKKSIKFHLFEGIEPEITIAGKLTLCFNQKENSTKHQIIEVEKDEVLIEYLKPIYGKNGFNAQGKHLGASYSDNADDLKTPIDTDSIYIIEDNNQKLYKSKVKGFVKFSTKLLSINNKVRKSKISRVENSIAKEQDNNIEVHIAQNDTTKDSIGEGVKLVSETIHVDGHIGANSILKAINLQIDGATHQNSRQFARTAKINRHKGTLRCKDAKISLLEGGTVHATNLDIESSLGGIIYAQNVTIGHVKSNLKVYASESITIKLVSGEDNLFKINYKDIPILNSKVNFINEDILNLKYDLEEAKRHNQAQVSVIKKNILNFKNELKHIKESTLRAKISVEKPFKGLNKIVFTLDNEDEIIFKTQEQSYSPFYLEISEDKITLEPVKKSISIN, from the coding sequence ATGAGTTATATTCAAGATTCTACAATTAAAACAAAAAATATTAAAAAATCCGTATCTCGTTTTGCATCTCGAAATGAGATATCTATAGATGCTTGTGATTTCGCCATAAGAAAAACAGTAACCTATATAAAAACAAGTTTAGATGATGATTTTAGACTTTTTAACAAAAATATTTCAGCTCATTATAAAGATAAAAATGAGCTAATAAACCAACATGTAGAGTTCCATCAACTTTACATATTGACTATTACACACTCAAAAAATACAACTATTAAACTTAACTATACCTTAGACCTAGGCAAACATAATTGCATCCCAATATTAATCTTAAAGTCTGATTCGCAGATACCCTTTGCAAGATTAAAACCAAAAGAAACATACTCTCTTTTAATCAAAGAATTTAATAAAATAAAAGCTGAAAATGGTATTTTAATCAATCTATTTGATGAAAAGATGCTTAAAAAATTAAAAATATTTACAAAACATCTTTATACAGGAAATTTTAAAAAAAGTATAAAGTTTCATCTATTTGAAGGAATAGAGCCAGAAATAACAATAGCTGGTAAACTAACTCTTTGCTTTAACCAAAAGGAAAATAGTACTAAACATCAGATTATTGAAGTTGAAAAAGATGAGGTTTTAATTGAATACTTAAAACCAATTTATGGAAAAAATGGTTTTAATGCACAAGGTAAGCATCTAGGTGCTTCTTATTCAGATAATGCTGATGATCTTAAGACACCTATTGATACAGATAGCATCTATATAATAGAAGATAATAATCAAAAGTTATATAAAAGTAAGGTAAAAGGTTTTGTTAAATTTAGCACAAAACTTTTAAGTATTAACAACAAGGTAAGAAAGTCTAAAATTTCAAGAGTAGAAAACTCCATAGCAAAAGAACAAGATAATAATATAGAAGTTCACATCGCTCAAAACGACACAACTAAAGATAGTATTGGAGAGGGAGTAAAATTAGTTAGTGAAACCATTCATGTAGATGGTCACATCGGTGCTAATAGCATCTTAAAAGCTATTAACCTACAAATAGATGGAGCCACACACCAAAATTCAAGGCAGTTTGCAAGAACTGCAAAAATAAACAGACACAAAGGTACACTTAGATGTAAAGATGCAAAAATATCACTTCTTGAAGGTGGTACAGTTCATGCAACTAACCTTGATATTGAATCTTCTCTTGGTGGAATTATCTATGCACAAAATGTCACTATTGGACATGTAAAAAGTAACTTAAAAGTATATGCTTCTGAATCTATTACAATAAAATTAGTAAGTGGTGAAGATAATCTTTTTAAAATAAATTATAAAGATATACCTATTTTAAACTCTAAAGTAAATTTTATTAATGAAGATATTCTTAACCTAAAATATGACCTTGAAGAAGCCAAACGACATAATCAAGCCCAAGTATCTGTAATTAAAAAAAATATTTTAAATTTCAAAAATGAACTAAAACATATCAAAGAGTCAACATTAAGAGCAAAGATTAGTGTTGAAAAACCATTTAAAGGCTTAAATAAGATAGTCTTTACACTAGATAATGAAGATGAAATAATTTTTAAAACACAAGAGCAAAGCTATTCACCTTTTTACCTAGAAATTAGCGAAGATAAAATAACTTTAGAACCTGTCAAAAAATCTATCTCTATTAATTAA
- a CDS encoding XRE family transcriptional regulator: MKINDLFNILHNSLEYKNNGKKISLKDMANSFGISMRTYQDWKLGRAKPQAASIVMKMLGRLDDDEIIRTVRKINKLEEV; this comes from the coding sequence ATGAAAATTAATGATTTGTTTAATATTCTTCATAATTCACTAGAGTACAAAAATAATGGGAAAAAAATATCTCTTAAAGATATGGCTAACTCTTTTGGTATTTCTATGCGTACATATCAAGACTGGAAGCTTGGACGGGCTAAACCTCAAGCTGCTTCTATTGTTATGAAAATGTTAGGAAGACTAGATGATGATGAGATTATTAGAACTGTTAGAAAAATTAATAAACTTGAAGAGGTATAG
- a CDS encoding HU family DNA-binding protein — MNKAQFVELVQASGEYKTKVEAEAAIKAFIQAVTTALVKKEDVSLVGFGSFTANLQKGKSGKVPGTDKTYTTQDKMVPKFKAGKGLKDRVAAGK; from the coding sequence ATGAATAAAGCTCAATTCGTTGAATTAGTACAGGCAAGTGGTGAGTACAAAACTAAAGTTGAAGCAGAAGCTGCAATAAAAGCATTTATACAAGCAGTAACAACTGCTTTAGTTAAGAAAGAAGATGTTTCTTTAGTTGGTTTCGGTAGTTTTACGGCTAACCTTCAAAAAGGTAAAAGTGGTAAAGTTCCTGGTACAGATAAAACTTATACTACGCAAGACAAAATGGTTCCTAAGTTTAAAGCTGGCAAAGGTCTTAAAGACCGCGTTGCTGCAGGCAAATAA
- a CDS encoding peptidylprolyl isomerase has protein sequence MFKILLPFLLILSIGLQANEKETRVILQTTQGNIELILFDDIAPLTVENFTTHVKNGYFNGVAFHRIIKGFMIQGGDPSESGFSGESIWGKPFKDEFKNKTFNKIGILAMANSGPHTNGSQFFITTTKTPWLNGRHTIFGEVSRNSLKVIMKLDKIATHKYSSMQEKKQKDKPIVRQEIIKAYILSNIITQRLQEDK, from the coding sequence ATGTTTAAAATACTATTACCATTTTTACTAATTTTGTCAATTGGATTACAAGCCAATGAAAAAGAAACAAGAGTAATACTTCAAACTACTCAAGGAAACATTGAACTTATTTTATTTGATGATATTGCACCGTTAACGGTAGAAAATTTTACTACTCATGTAAAAAACGGTTACTTTAATGGTGTGGCTTTCCACAGAATTATAAAGGGTTTTATGATTCAAGGAGGAGATCCGAGTGAAAGTGGTTTTAGTGGTGAGAGCATCTGGGGAAAACCTTTTAAAGATGAGTTTAAAAACAAAACATTTAACAAAATAGGAATTCTAGCAATGGCAAATAGTGGACCTCACACGAATGGAAGTCAATTTTTCATAACTACTACTAAAACACCTTGGCTAAATGGAAGACATACTATATTTGGAGAAGTTAGTAGAAATTCTTTAAAAGTAATAATGAAATTAGATAAAATTGCAACTCATAAATACTCGTCTATGCAAGAAAAAAAACAAAAAGACAAGCCTATAGTTAGACAAGAAATCATCAAAGCATATATACTTTCAAATATTATTACACAACGCTTACAAGAGGATAAATAA
- a CDS encoding inorganic phosphate transporter yields MEIQTMKKLEKEALKKSGPDFTKLGLALFFMIGVLTFSFLSNGGIPNNMFLAIAALIGAYMAMNIGANDVANNVGPAVGSKALTLTTAIIIAAVFEAAGALIAGGEVVNTIKKGIIDISAFGGNSDPFIWAMMAALLAAALWLNFATMVRAPVSTTHSIVGGVMGAGIAAAGFSIVSWSTMAKIASSWVISPVLGGVIAALFLYSIKKSIIFKEDKIKAAKRWVPVFVAIMSWAFITYLTLKGLKKIWPQIVEILNSIPLVSIEMTDKPTFTTALVLGFIISVAVYLIVKARLQMNSTMLENNREAVNSLFTIPLIFAAALLSFAHGANDVANAIGPLAAINDAVLNGGISSEASIPIWVMGVGALGIALGLALYGPKLIKTVGSEITELDQMRAFSVAMAASITVIIASQLGLPVSSTHIAIGGVFGVGFLREWLHITDPRPTIKDDKLTIKDEKKNLNAYNAERLTLENKEHKNQNNYERIVELYKFIEVEEKLIKATKKHIKQTKKVEYVKRDAIKKIITAWVVTVPAAAVLAGLLFFMIKGIMA; encoded by the coding sequence ATGGAAATTCAAACTATGAAAAAGCTTGAAAAAGAAGCATTAAAAAAGAGTGGCCCTGATTTTACAAAACTAGGATTAGCTCTCTTTTTTATGATTGGTGTTTTAACTTTTAGCTTCTTAAGTAATGGTGGTATTCCAAACAATATGTTTTTAGCAATAGCTGCACTAATCGGTGCTTATATGGCTATGAATATAGGTGCGAATGATGTTGCTAATAATGTTGGACCAGCTGTTGGTTCTAAAGCACTTACTCTAACTACTGCTATAATAATAGCAGCCGTATTTGAAGCTGCGGGAGCACTTATAGCTGGTGGTGAAGTTGTTAACACTATCAAAAAAGGCATCATTGATATCTCTGCATTTGGTGGAAATAGCGACCCTTTTATATGGGCTATGATGGCAGCTCTTTTAGCTGCTGCTTTATGGCTTAACTTCGCAACAATGGTTCGTGCCCCTGTTTCAACAACTCACTCAATAGTTGGTGGAGTAATGGGGGCAGGAATTGCTGCTGCAGGTTTTTCAATTGTTTCTTGGTCTACAATGGCAAAAATTGCATCTTCTTGGGTTATATCCCCTGTTTTAGGTGGAGTAATAGCCGCATTATTCTTATATTCTATTAAAAAGTCAATTATATTTAAAGAAGATAAAATAAAAGCTGCAAAAAGATGGGTTCCAGTTTTTGTAGCTATTATGTCATGGGCTTTTATAACTTACTTGACATTAAAAGGACTTAAAAAAATATGGCCACAAATAGTTGAAATTTTAAACTCAATACCTTTAGTTTCTATTGAGATGACAGACAAACCAACTTTTACGACTGCGCTAGTATTGGGCTTTATTATTTCTGTAGCTGTTTACTTAATAGTAAAAGCAAGATTACAGATGAACTCGACAATGCTTGAAAACAACAGAGAAGCAGTAAACTCTTTGTTTACTATACCATTAATTTTTGCTGCAGCACTACTTAGTTTTGCTCATGGAGCAAATGATGTTGCAAATGCCATAGGACCATTGGCAGCTATTAATGATGCTGTTCTTAATGGAGGTATATCATCTGAAGCCTCTATACCTATTTGGGTAATGGGAGTTGGAGCTTTGGGTATAGCTCTTGGTTTAGCACTTTATGGACCAAAACTTATCAAAACAGTTGGTTCTGAAATAACAGAACTTGATCAAATGAGAGCTTTTTCTGTAGCTATGGCTGCTTCTATAACTGTTATTATTGCTTCTCAACTTGGTCTTCCTGTAAGTTCTACTCACATAGCAATTGGTGGTGTTTTTGGTGTTGGATTTTTAAGGGAGTGGTTACATATAACTGACCCAAGACCAACTATAAAAGATGATAAATTAACCATAAAAGACGAGAAAAAGAATTTAAATGCTTATAATGCAGAACGATTAACACTTGAAAATAAAGAGCATAAAAATCAAAATAATTATGAAAGAATTGTTGAACTTTATAAGTTTATAGAAGTTGAAGAAAAACTTATAAAAGCAACAAAGAAACATATAAAACAAACTAAAAAAGTAGAGTATGTTAAAAGAGACGCAATTAAAAAAATCATTACTGCTTGGGTTGTTACTGTTCCAGCTGCAGCTGTTTTAGCAGGATTACTATTTTTTATGATAAAAGGTATAATGGCTTAG